One part of the Paenibacillus silvisoli genome encodes these proteins:
- a CDS encoding RNA polymerase sigma factor, translating into MSYEHLKHATEMDPATLENLMKEYGQEVWNFAYLITKNRTMADDITQDVFLQAYRHAASFRGEASVKTWLMRITRNRSYNYRKSAFFRKVLLLDLVPPNGHQRSAEQTFIEQETANHVWRQVLRLPRKYREVVVLHANRQLSHQEIASVLGIPEGTVKSRLSGARKRMAALLEEELRYEIV; encoded by the coding sequence TTGAGCTATGAGCATCTGAAGCATGCGACGGAAATGGACCCGGCCACTCTAGAAAATCTCATGAAAGAGTATGGGCAGGAAGTGTGGAATTTCGCTTATTTGATTACGAAGAATCGGACGATGGCAGACGATATTACCCAGGACGTGTTTCTGCAAGCCTATCGACATGCCGCTTCCTTTCGCGGGGAGGCTTCGGTGAAAACATGGCTGATGAGAATCACCCGCAACAGGAGCTATAACTACCGGAAATCCGCTTTTTTCCGCAAAGTATTGCTGCTGGACCTTGTGCCCCCGAACGGTCACCAGCGATCGGCGGAGCAGACGTTCATCGAGCAGGAAACCGCGAATCACGTCTGGAGGCAAGTGCTCCGGCTGCCTAGAAAATATCGGGAAGTCGTCGTTCTGCATGCCAACCGCCAGTTGTCCCATCAGGAGATCGCTTCCGTCCTTGGCATACCGGAAGGAACCGTCAAATCGAGATTATCCGGAGCGCGGAAACGAATGGCAGCCCTATTAGAGGAGGAGTTACGCTATGAAATCGTCTGA
- a CDS encoding phytanoyl-CoA dioxygenase family protein, producing the protein MAISRTTRGSLTDEQLEQYNREGYLVLEDLLNDEDMETAREAMTMKVSMIADDLFENGLITDKLENEPFKYRLAKLFDGLTDKDFLKFGRGWRDRIEGYYHLLSNPKIIDAVESLIGEEIFCSPVYNVRPKVPRVAAGAVPWHQDKSYWPDSNANPVITVWISFVDATLENGCLHVKPRTQNKKLLEWHAESYSGTGYTALHEHQLGSRKTVELPVKAGTAILFNDRLLHMSTPNNSDHVRWSVDLRYQPTDQDPMPQHGAGFLCRSSLYPDRVATLADWMAGRPEREV; encoded by the coding sequence ATGGCGATATCGCGTACGACGCGTGGAAGTTTAACGGATGAGCAGCTGGAGCAGTACAACCGGGAAGGGTATCTCGTATTGGAAGATTTGCTAAACGACGAGGATATGGAGACGGCTCGAGAGGCGATGACGATGAAGGTGTCCATGATCGCCGACGATTTGTTCGAGAACGGACTCATTACGGATAAGCTGGAAAATGAGCCATTCAAGTACCGGCTTGCCAAGCTGTTCGACGGTTTGACGGATAAGGACTTTTTGAAGTTCGGCCGGGGCTGGCGCGACCGGATCGAAGGGTACTACCACCTGCTTAGCAACCCGAAAATTATCGATGCCGTCGAGTCGTTGATCGGGGAGGAGATATTCTGCAGCCCGGTTTACAACGTGCGCCCGAAAGTGCCGCGCGTCGCCGCTGGGGCGGTTCCGTGGCATCAGGACAAATCGTATTGGCCGGACTCCAACGCCAATCCGGTCATTACGGTCTGGATTTCGTTCGTGGATGCGACGCTCGAGAACGGCTGTCTGCACGTTAAGCCGCGCACGCAGAACAAGAAGCTGCTGGAGTGGCATGCGGAATCCTATAGCGGCACGGGCTATACGGCGCTGCACGAGCATCAGCTCGGCTCCCGTAAGACGGTCGAGCTGCCGGTGAAGGCGGGCACCGCCATTTTGTTCAACGATCGGCTGCTCCATATGTCGACGCCGAACAACTCCGACCACGTCCGCTGGAGCGTCGACCTGCGCTATCAGCCGACGGACCAGGACCCGATGCCGCAGCACGGGGCCGGATTCCTGTGCCGCAGCAGTCTCTATCCGGACCGCGTCGCCACGCTCGCGGATTGGATGGCCGGTCGGCCCGAGCGCGAGGTTTAG
- a CDS encoding NAD-dependent epimerase/dehydratase family protein, producing the protein MRVVILGGTGNISTSIVRLLLAQGHEVTCYNRGQSAVQLPEGVRVIHGDRQDRETFEKTMQQEKFDAAIDMISFSKEDAESSIRAFQGVKQFVQCSTVCTYGVEYEWLPVSEDHQLRPISGYGQGKVDADKALMEAYYRDGFPATILKPSTTYGPAIGILRQVAWDFTWIDRILKGKPLLICGDGKALHSFLHVDDAAKAFVGVLGKAHCIGQTYNVVPRGFTTWEEHHKLAMKVLGREVELIGVPLQTLKSIDSGRFGICEEIFAHNDYYSCEKLMRDVPEFVPTVSLEEGMRQVFDVMKQENRIPNSDNETWEDEIIAAWRGAFAPLANAAKA; encoded by the coding sequence TGTTATTCTAGGCGGTACCGGCAATATCAGTACAAGCATTGTTCGTCTTCTGTTGGCGCAAGGCCACGAAGTAACCTGCTATAACCGCGGCCAAAGCGCCGTTCAGCTGCCTGAAGGCGTCCGCGTCATTCACGGCGACCGTCAAGATCGCGAAACATTCGAGAAAACGATGCAGCAGGAGAAGTTCGACGCTGCCATCGATATGATCAGCTTTAGCAAAGAAGATGCGGAGAGCAGCATCCGTGCGTTCCAGGGCGTGAAGCAGTTCGTGCAATGCTCCACCGTTTGCACGTACGGCGTCGAGTATGAATGGCTTCCGGTCAGCGAAGACCACCAGCTCCGTCCGATCAGCGGCTACGGCCAAGGCAAAGTCGATGCCGACAAGGCGCTTATGGAAGCGTACTACCGCGACGGCTTCCCGGCTACGATTCTGAAGCCGTCTACGACATACGGTCCGGCGATCGGCATTCTTCGCCAAGTGGCATGGGACTTCACATGGATCGACCGCATCCTGAAAGGCAAGCCGCTGCTGATTTGCGGCGACGGCAAAGCGCTGCACTCCTTCCTTCATGTAGACGACGCGGCAAAAGCATTCGTCGGCGTTCTCGGCAAGGCGCACTGCATCGGCCAAACGTACAACGTCGTGCCGCGCGGGTTTACGACATGGGAAGAGCATCATAAGCTCGCCATGAAGGTGCTTGGCCGCGAGGTCGAACTGATCGGCGTGCCGCTGCAAACGCTGAAGTCGATCGATTCGGGCCGTTTCGGCATTTGCGAAGAGATTTTTGCCCATAACGACTATTACAGCTGCGAGAAGCTGATGCGCGACGTGCCTGAGTTCGTGCCGACCGTCTCCCTTGAGGAAGGCATGCGCCAAGTATTCGACGTGATGAAACAAGAGAACCGCATCCCGAACTCCGACAACGAAACATGGGAAGACGAAATTATCGCTGCGTGGCGCGGAGCTTTCGCACCGCTGGCCAACGCCGCTAAGGCTTAA
- a CDS encoding class I SAM-dependent methyltransferase, whose amino-acid sequence MTHFQEARAQEIDYHEKLYRETPLFEPGTWLAKPVSAVMELLRQFEPSERVDVLDLGCGIGRNSIPMAQLLQRQAGGSIVCVDLLPLAIERLEKYAEQYEVGDMIRTAAADVEHYEIDRHAFDYIVVCSCLEHVSTLAAFEAVVKRMMQGTRAGGTNALLINTEVTEYDLESGMEHPGMIELHLRTDETVLLLRELYADWDIVIERWMPQSIVEHKNGRAIEFKGRWLTFAARKRNEDREQSRHAEAIERLGGSARAAQTEIERVIFRAGAVSSQSSGRFFGCGSY is encoded by the coding sequence ATGACGCATTTTCAAGAGGCGCGGGCGCAAGAGATCGATTACCACGAGAAGCTTTATCGCGAAACGCCGCTGTTTGAACCGGGAACCTGGCTGGCTAAACCGGTGAGCGCCGTCATGGAGCTGCTGCGGCAATTCGAGCCAAGCGAGCGCGTGGACGTGCTGGATCTGGGATGCGGCATCGGCCGCAACAGCATTCCGATGGCACAGCTGTTGCAGCGGCAAGCCGGCGGATCGATCGTCTGCGTCGATCTGCTTCCTCTAGCGATCGAGAGGCTAGAGAAGTACGCGGAGCAGTACGAGGTAGGCGATATGATTCGCACTGCCGCAGCGGATGTCGAGCACTACGAGATTGACCGGCACGCCTTCGACTATATCGTCGTGTGTTCATGTCTGGAGCATGTGTCTACCCTAGCTGCCTTCGAAGCTGTCGTGAAGCGAATGATGCAAGGCACTAGAGCCGGCGGCACGAATGCGCTCCTGATCAATACCGAGGTCACCGAATATGATCTGGAATCAGGCATGGAGCACCCCGGCATGATTGAGCTTCATTTAAGGACGGATGAGACGGTTCTCTTGCTGCGGGAGCTTTACGCGGATTGGGACATTGTCATCGAGCGCTGGATGCCGCAAAGCATCGTCGAGCACAAGAACGGCCGCGCCATCGAATTCAAGGGCCGGTGGCTGACGTTCGCCGCGCGCAAACGTAACGAAGACCGGGAGCAGAGTCGGCATGCTGAAGCAATTGAACGACTGGGCGGTTCAGCTAGGGCCGCACAGACGGAAATCGAGAGGGTTATTTTTCGTGCTGGAGCGGTTTCATCTCAATCATCGGGTCGCTTTTTCGGATGCGGATCCTACTGA
- a CDS encoding GrpB family protein, translating to MEVRLSDFSDQWALRFQEEVRQLSSLFGGIITRFEHFGSTSVPGMKAKPVIDMMCIVSDIALVDAFNARMQALGYDAAGEWGIAGRRLFRKDGEHRTHHIHVYQSDNPQIERHLIFRDYLLAHPEEAARYSRFKEELAHRYEHTSEYSPAKKAFVSDMEKLALAWHANR from the coding sequence ATGGAGGTTCGACTGAGCGATTTTAGCGATCAATGGGCGCTGCGGTTTCAAGAGGAGGTTCGGCAGCTCTCATCCCTATTCGGCGGTATCATTACGCGGTTTGAGCATTTCGGCAGCACCTCCGTCCCCGGAATGAAAGCGAAGCCGGTCATCGATATGATGTGCATCGTCAGCGACATTGCTTTAGTTGACGCCTTCAACGCGCGCATGCAAGCACTCGGCTATGATGCTGCGGGCGAATGGGGCATCGCTGGCCGAAGGCTGTTCCGCAAGGACGGCGAGCATCGAACGCACCATATCCATGTCTACCAATCCGACAATCCGCAAATCGAGCGGCATCTGATCTTTCGCGATTATTTGCTCGCCCATCCGGAGGAAGCGGCGAGATACAGCCGGTTTAAGGAAGAGCTGGCGCACCGTTACGAGCACACAAGCGAATACAGTCCCGCGAAAAAAGCGTTCGTCAGCGACATGGAGAAGCTCGCTCTCGCTTGGCATGCCAACCGCTAA
- a CDS encoding HAD family hydrolase, whose translation MADRNRLQLVLDAGGVLIGNLSPGFWQGMIDREDAGIAELRAAFKQQIREDLWTGRVGEEAFWQWVSGMFPEIEFAAAKSRLTERLHVLPAFHRVQEWSAAADVHILSNHRHEWLAPALEPLRPYVASVTISSEAGCCKPGLPIYRLVQARLRRGERVLFVDDAERNLQPARDIGWETLLADRDGRWVGLVDERLRQ comes from the coding sequence ATGGCGGATAGAAATAGGCTTCAACTGGTGCTGGATGCCGGCGGCGTGCTGATCGGCAATCTTTCGCCGGGCTTTTGGCAGGGCATGATCGACAGGGAAGACGCTGGAATCGCGGAGCTGCGGGCAGCCTTCAAGCAGCAAATCCGCGAGGATCTGTGGACGGGGCGGGTCGGCGAGGAGGCGTTCTGGCAGTGGGTGAGCGGCATGTTTCCGGAGATCGAGTTTGCCGCGGCAAAATCCCGGCTGACCGAACGGCTGCACGTTCTTCCGGCTTTTCATCGGGTTCAAGAATGGAGCGCGGCGGCGGATGTGCATATTTTGAGCAATCACCGCCACGAATGGCTCGCTCCGGCGCTTGAGCCGCTTCGCCCCTATGTCGCGAGCGTGACGATCTCCAGCGAAGCCGGCTGCTGCAAGCCGGGGCTGCCGATTTATCGTTTGGTGCAAGCGCGATTGCGGAGGGGGGAACGGGTGTTATTCGTGGACGATGCGGAGAGAAACCTGCAGCCCGCGCGGGATATCGGCTGGGAGACGCTGCTTGCGGATCGGGATGGCAGATGGGTCGGGCTGGTGGATGAACGGCTGAGGCAGTGA